Genomic DNA from Pistricoccus aurantiacus:
CTGACCCTGACCGGCCAGGTCCTGCCCATCGGCGGCGTGCGGGAGAAGATCATCGCCGCGCGCAGAAGCGGTATCTTCGAGGTGATCCTGCCAGAGGCCAACAAGCGCGACTACGAGGAACTGCCGGACTTTCTCAAGAAAGGCATGACGGTGCACTTCGCCAAACGTTATCAAGATGTGGCCAAGGTGGTTTTTGGCTAGCCTCGAGGTGAGAAGTGTCTTGAGCGGTACCATGTCTTGTATGCGGTCTTGCATGCGCTATATGTTTCACATGCATTGGCGCAGGACATGATGAGGTGGACCCCATCAGCTGGACAGCTTGAAGGTGTTACTAAGCTCTGACCTCTTTGTTTACCCGGCTCAAGCTGCCAGGGTCACGGATGGCTGGTAATACACCTCGTCGGGTGTTTGATAATCGTGGCTCTGATGGAACCGCTCCTGATTGTAGTGCCGGAAGTACCGGTTAAGCGCCTGTCTCAAGTGTCGCCCATCCTCGAAGGCGGTGAGGTAGATGCACTCATGTTTGACACTGCGCCAGAGGCGTTCCACGAAGATATTGTCATGGTAGCAGCCCTTGCCGTCCATGCTGATCCGGATGCCATGATGCTTGAGAACATCGGTGAAGGCTTCACTGGTGAACTGGACACCCTGATCCGTGTTGAAGATTTCCGGCGTTCCATGACGTTGCAGGGCCTCCTCCAGAGCATCAACGCAGAAGTCAGCGTCCAGGGTGTTCGAGACGCGCCAGGACAGCACCTTGCGAGTGTGCCAGTCCATGATGGCCACCAGGTACATGAAGCCCCGGGCCAGCGGCGCATACGTGATATCGGCGGCCCACACCTGGTTGGGCCGGTCGATCCGGCGCCCTTTGAGCAGGTAGGGATAAACCTTGTGCCCCTCGCCGGGAATGCTGGTTCTCGGACGCGGGTATACCGCCTGCAGGCCCATGGTGCGCATCAGTCGCTGGACTCGCTTGCGGTTTACCTGATAGCCCTGGCGCTGCAGGAACGCCCGCATTTTGCGAGACCCGTAATACG
This window encodes:
- a CDS encoding IS3 family transposase (programmed frameshift); amino-acid sequence: MSKKRQQYSASFKSKVALAALKGDQTTSEIAARFQIHPTMVSTWKRELLENAPDLFEGKKKAGKPSNEPNTDELYREIGRLTVERGFFIAQARSVSRRRRLAMIERDHPDISMTRQCELLKLSRSSVYYRPRQQRQKDLNLMYLLDQQHLETPYYGSRKMRAFLQRQGYQVNRKRVQRLMRTMGLQAVYPRPRTSIPGEGHKVYPYLLKGRRIDRPNQVWAADITYAPLARGFMYLVAIMDWHTRKVLSWRVSNTLDADFCVDALEEALQRHGTPEIFNTDQGVQFTSEAFTDVLKHHGIRISMDGKGCYHDNIFVERLWRSVKHECIYLTAFEDGRHLRQALNRYFRHYNQERFHQSHDYQTPDEVYYQPSVTLAA